Below is a window of Fulvitalea axinellae DNA.
TGACGATCCTGAATTAACAGTCCGGGACTGGACTGGCGAACATCCGCTCCGAATCGTTATCGACAGGGGCTTGTCCTTGCCGGAAAACCTTAAACTCTTGGACCGCAAACAACCGACGATCCGCTATAACTTGGTGAATTCGGAAACACACGGCGCACTTGAAAATGTGGCGCTTCCCGAAGACAATTTTATCGAGGCCATGTTAGCCAACCTTTATCGCCGGAATATCCACTCAGTTTTTGTAGAGGGTGGCGCCCGCTTTATAGAAGCCTTGGCAGAACGAGGACTTTGGGACGAAGCCCGAATTTTCACCGCATCAAAAAGATTCGGGAAAGGCATTGGCGCCCCCGCACTTAACGGCCACCTTTATTCCAAAGAGAAAATCGGAGATGACGAGTTGAAAATCATAACCCGCTAATGTTTTTCCGTTATATAATAGAAACCGGTAAGAACTTTTTCGGTGACACCACCTCAATGCGTTATCAACAAGCGTTTTTCTATATATGCGTATATTATCACTCATCATTCCAGCTTTTTTGCTCACAGTGTTTGCTTCGGCACAACCAGGCTCCGACCAGCAACATCTGCGTTACAAAGAAATCAAAAGTGGCCTTATTGTTTTCTACGCCGACAATCCGGCATCATATCCCGCCCAGCTCAAAATTGAGTTTCCAGTCTTGAAAAACATGACACCGTCCCGCCAAGACTATTCGTTCACGGTAGTTCCCGCCGGAGCCTCTAACATGGAAGTGCTTAGGCTTACCGCACAGAAAGGAAAAATGTCTCAGTTCCGAGAACGTCATATTTTCCTGCCCGGAGATCCAAGCCTAAAGCCTGATACGAAACACGCATACGTTTTCCCTTTCAAACACGGCTTGAAAAGCAGAATTGGGCAAGGCTATTACGGGGATTTTTCCCATAAAAACCTAAAGGCTCTGGATTTCGAAATGCCAATAGGAACGGAAATCTGCGCTGCGAGAGGCGGTATTGTGACGGATGTGGAAACACGATACGACAAGGGCGGAACCAGCCGGGACTTTCTTAACAAAGGCAACCATATCGTTATTTATCACAATGACGGAACCTTCGCCCGGTACGGACATCTTAAGAAAAACGGGGCTCTGGTAAAACCTGGGCAAAAAGTAACCGCAGGGCAAGTAATCGGACTTAGCGGAAACACGGGCTACAGTTCCGGCCCACATTTGCATTTCGAAGTGGGCGCTCCCGTAAAAGGCAAAGCACCACAGACAATCGCCACTAAATTCCGGGGACCTAACGGAAATACGATAGCTCCAACAACCGGCCAAACTGTCTACGCCCGACACCCTGGAAAACCTCCCGTGGACACACGAAAGGCCACCGCTACTTCCGGAAAAGGAAAATCAGCGAAAGTAGTTCCCGGCAAAATGGTTATCCAGGAGATCAAAGAAGACTCAGGTTCAAGACTCATCGCTTTGAACGGAATGAAAACGGAGACTTTTGTGGAAGTAAGGTTAAAACTGAAAAACGCCACTTCTGAGAAAGGAAACCCGATTATGTTCTCGCTAAAACCGGGCAACAGAACGGAAGTAACTTTTATCAAACCCAAAAATCTCACTAAACCTTGGGGCTTTTCCTATTCCTACCAAGTTACGGTAAAGGGTAATTGAGTCATGATTTTTACCCAAAAACAAAGCCTTGGCATTACGACCAAGGCTTTGTTTTATCAGGGGAAATCTAATTCGGGAAACTATATCAAACAGGTTCTCTATCCAACGGCATTGTCATACAACGCGGACCGCCCAAGCCTCTTGACAACTCGGAAGACGGAATCTCAAGAACATCCACGCCGGCTTCGCGCAAAGCCCGGTTCGTATACTTGTTTCGGTTGTAAGCGATCACCTGTCTCGGGCCGATAGCGAATACGTTGGCGCCGTCGTACCATTGCTCCCTTGAAGCGTACTCCGGATAACCTTGCGCCGTCTCGATCACTTCCAAATGAGGAATTTCGTGACGAAGCAAATCGATCACCGATTCGTTCGTCACTTCCGAACTCAAAATCGCCTCGCCATTGGCGTCAATGCCTTCCTTCCGGTAAACGCGAGTCGTCAGTTTCATCTTCATCGCGTTCGGGTAAGTCACGATCAGATTTTCATCGATAATCGTAAATACCGTATCCAAGTGCATAAAATTACGCTTCGCTGGCAGGTGAACGTCATATACGCGTTCCACATCGCTGTTGGCCAACACGTGCTTGGCCACTTGGTAGATCGCCTCGTTGTCCGTACGCTCGGAATTACCGATCGCCAAGGCTTTTTTGGAAAGGACAATCACGTCTCCGCCTTCGATATTCGGAATCTCCTCACCGAACGACGAAGTATTGTAAGCGTTCTCGTAAGTATCCTTAAACAACGGGTGGTTTTCGAAAATCAGACGCATAATATTGGCCTCGCGCTGACGCCCCGCAAACTTCATGTGGCTCGAAACCACCCCCGACTGGATAATGGCCGCCGGGTCGCGCATAAAATACGAGTTAGGAGCGGGCGTCAAGAGAAAATCCTGATCGCTCAAACTTTTAAGCGTTTCCGGATTACACTTCCTTCTCAGCCCTTTCATCTTTATTCCCGCAACAAGCGATGTCGCCACCTCCGCCGCCGAGAGCCTCATTATCAATTCTTCGGCTACATGCTCGTAACCTTTCGGCTTCAAGGCCGACCTCAAAGCTTCAAAACGCAAATCCTCATTCCGAAGCACGTCACGCAAAAGGCTTGTCAAACGAAACACTTTGGCTTGTGTCGACAATTGTATCAAGGACGAGAACTGGTCGTGTTCCCGCTGGATTTCTTCAAGATACGGGACGTCCTCAAACAGAAACTCCCCGATATTGTCCGGTGTCAACATCTCAATTTCGTCGCCAGGCCGGTGCATTATCACCGCGTTTAACCTGCCAAACTCCGATTCCAATCTCAAATTCATACCGAATGCTCTATAGTTCTATTTTACTCAAACGAATTTAATGAATTGAAATCTTTTATAAAATTTAATGACAATTATGTATCTAACATAGACAAGATTTTATTTTAATACTAAAAAAGAAATATCAGTTTGTTTAAAAACAAATAGTTCAATAATAACAAATTTGCTTTTATGTATAAAAAACTGTTAGAATCGGGCCTGTATTTCTCCCGCAACAATCCTGTCTTTTCCCTGCAAATCCTTAAGGATACGGATCTGATGGAAACCGGACTGTCTCATCATCTCGGCGGTCGCTTCGCCGAAGGCCTCGTTTATCTCAAAATACAATCGGCCGTTCTGCCTTAAGGCCTCGCTGGCTAAGTGCGCTATTCTTCTGTAAAATAATAGCGGATCGGAATCGGAAACGAACAGGGCGGTGTGCGGTTCATGCTCAAGCACATTCCGGTGCATCAGGGCTTTTTCGGAATCGCGCACATAAGGCGGGTTACTGATGATGATATCGTAAGTATTCTCTTCCAATTCGTCCGTAAGGATATCGGATTTTCTAAAAACCGTGTCGACTCCCAGCGCTTCCGCATTCTTTCGGGCCGTATCCAAAGCCCCGTCGCTGATGTCCAAGCCTTCCGTTTGGCAACCGGACAATTCAGCCGCCAAGGTTATGGGTATACAGCCTGTCCCAGTCCCAATATCCAGAATGCGCCCACGGAAGCCTTGGTTATCCTTGATTACCAAATCTACCAGCTCTTCCGTTTCCGGACGAGGAATCAGCGTGGCTGGATTCACCAAAAACTCCCGGCCATAAAACGGCGCCTTGCCAACTATGTATTGCAGAGGCTCGCCAGTAGCAATCCTCCGTAGAGCTTCCGAAAATCGTTCGTCCTCGGATTCGCCCCAATTCATTTGTCTGTCCGTCAGAATGTCCATCCTTGTGATTCCGAACAAATCTTCCAGCAACCGGCCCGCAACGTTCCGCGCTTCGCGCTCATCGTAAAGCTCCCCGATTTCGGCAAGGGCCGTTTCCACAATCGCTTTGATATTCCGCATATTCGATAAGAAAAAAAGCGTCTCGACATGAGACGCTTCCAAATATTTTAACTTCAAATACTCCGCTGTGTTTACACCGAAACGTGACGCTCGGCGTGATATGAAGAGCGAACCAACGGGCCGGACTCCACATACTTGATTCCGCGACGCTCGCCTTCTTCCTTAAAGTGGGCGAATTTGTCAGGGTGGATAAACTCCGCCACTTCGATATGTCTTTGGGTCGGTTGGAGATATTGGCCCAAAGTCAATACATCGAGATTAACGGCGGCGAGGTCGTCCATCGCTTTGTACACCTCGTCGTCAGTCTCGCCAAGACCGAGCATAATGCCGGTTTTGGTTCGCTGGCCATATTCTTTGGTCAGCTTCAACTGCTCGATGCTTCGCGCGTATTTGGCCTGCGGACGTACACGACGGTAAAGTCGCTCGACAGTCTCCACGTTGTGCGAAACCACTTCCTGGCCGGCGCTGATCATACGATAAAGCGCATCCCAAGTACCTTTCACATCGGGGATCAAGGTCTCGATGGTGGTTTCTGGAGATATTTCTTTGATTTTCTTTACGGTCTGGTACCAAACCTCAGCGCCACGATCTTTGAGTTCGTCACGGTTTACCGAAGTGAGTACGGCATGTTTTACGCTCATCAACTTCACGGCTTCGGCCACTCTCCGGGGCTCGTCCTCGTCATATTCCGGCGGACGTCCGGTGGCCACCGCACAAAACGAGCACGCGCGGGTACACACATTGCCAAGTATCATAAACGTGGCAGTGCCTGCGCCCCAGCATTCTCCCATATTCGGGCAGTTGCCGCTTTCGCAAATGGTGTGGAGCTTATGGTCGTCGACAATACCCCGCACTTTGGCGTATTCCTTGCCTACCGGCAACTTTACACGCAACCAGTTGGGTTTCTTCCGCTTCTTTGTCGCCTCTTCGGGGATTACGGGTAATTCGATCATTTTCAGACGATTTTAGGGTTTTCCGTCCTGAGACATGCAACACTCCGGACAAGCGCCCAAAGCCCTGTCCGCAAGGGATATCTACGCCCAAAATTAATGATAAGTTTTTTGAATGACATTTTTTTTGCTGAAAACATCGAATACAGCATTAGCCTTTAACGGTATTTTCTAGCCTTTAATAGAAAGATATTTCCCTTAGATTGAAATGTTGCATACATTTCCCGGACAACACACAAGACATGAAGAAATACAATTTATACTGGATCTCTCAGATTGCCGGCTGGGGTTCCTACGCCATGGTCCATCTGCTGGTATGGCTCGGGGGCAACCGCCAAGACAGTCTGCAACTGGCGAATGGTTTGGCCATAGCCGCCTATTTTTTCCTATCCACCCATTACTACAGGAACTGGTTAGTCCGTAGCGGTTGGCTGGAACTGAAGCTCCAAAGCGTAATGCCCCGCATTCTGCCGGCGTCCATCCTTTTGGGCGTTTCCAACTTCCTGTTCAATACGGTGTGGGAAAAGGCTACGGGGCAGTTTTCAGTCAATGAGGATTTCACGTTCTCAGCAGTCGTTCTGGTTACCTTTGCCACAGGTGCGATTTATCTGTTGTGGAACGTCGTGTACCTGATGTACCATTACTTCGAACGCTACAAGGCCTCGTTGAAATACGAAGCGGCGATCAAAGAGATGGAACTCAACAAGCTGAAATCGCAACTGAACCCACATTTTATGTTCAACGCTTTGAACAGTATACGAGCGTTGGTGGACGAGGAACCCAAAAACGCAAAGGAGGCCATCACCCAACTTTCGAATATCCTTCGGAATTCGCTGATCATGAGCAGAAAAAAACTGATTTCTTTTCAAGACGAAGTGAGAACCGTACGGGATTATTTGGCTTTGGAACAAATCCGTTACGAGGAACGCCTGCGCGTGGAATGGGACATTGATCCGGAATGTATGTCCGTCTCCGTTCCTCCGATGATGATGCAGACATTGGTGGAAAACGGCATTAAACACGGTGTTTCCACGCTTCCCCAAGGTGGCGTTATCCGTTTCGAATCGCATATGGACAGCCACGGAAACCTATGCGTCAGCATTAGGAACAGTGGCCAGCTCAGCGTTTCCGAGAAGCCACGGGTAAAAACCGGCGGTGGATACGGCGTGGAAAACACGAAGGAACGCCTGAGGCTGATTTACGGAGACAGAGCCTCTTTTTCTCTGCGCAATGAATCCGAAGAGATGGTTTTGGTGGAATTGACAATTCCCGAGCAGGTAAGCAAAGCGGGAATTTTGGAAAACTAAGTAACTAAGTTATGATTTGGGTTCAGAGTATTATTTGCTATTTTGAATCCGAATAGGAATAAAATATCGACAACCTGTAAAAATAATAGCGCCAATGAAGACGATTGTCATCGATGACGAACGTTTGGCGCGCAAGGAGTTGATCAGTCTTTTGGAAGCGCATCCGATTGTGGATGTTGTTGCAGAAGCAGTCAATGCCGAGGACGCGCGCAACAAAATCGACGAAATAAAACCGGACCTCATCTTCCTGGACGTCCAAATGCCCGGCGAAACGGGCTTCGAACTTCTCGAAACACTGGATTTCTTTCCGAAGGTGGTGTTTGTGACCGCTTACGACGAATTCGCCATCAAGGCCTTTGAGGTGAACGCTTTCGACTATTTGCTGAAGCCGGTGCACCCTGAGCGCTTGGCGGAAACCGTAAAAAAGCTGGAAGCCGAATTCAGCGAAGAGCGGGAAGCCAAAGGCCAAGAGCCGGAATCAGCCGGCGGTTCGCAAAGGGGACCTTTGAGCGTACACGACCAAGTGTTTGTGAAAGACGGTGACCGTTGCTGGTTTGTCCGTCTTGAGAAAGTCCGTTTGTTCGAATCGGACGGAAACTACGTGAAGGTCTACTTCGACAAAAACAGGCCGATGATTCACCGCTCGCTCAACGCTTTGGACGAAAAACTTGACGACAAGCACTTCTTCCGGGCCAGCCGAAAGCATATCATCAACTTGAGCTGGGTCGAGAAAATCGAACCGTGGTTCAACGGCGGTTTGCTGGTGGAGCTGAAAGGCGGAGAAAAAATCGAAGTCAGCCGACGCCAAGCGGCCCGCTTCAAGGAAATGATGAGCCTTTAAGGCTTCGGTTTTCATTTTCCATATGAAACAAAAACGCGGACGGGATCGATTCCCGCCCGCATTTTTTTATTCCAAATATTCTAAGCCTGACAGGCCTGATTACTTTTTGGCCTGAGCTTTTTCCTTCGGCATCGGCTTATACTTTACGCCGGGCTCCAGGTTTTTGATCAAATTCACCAACAGCTTGGCCGCTACCGGATCTTTATCCGCTGAGTTCAGCTCCATTTCGCTGGCCACCACTCGGCCCAATCCTACCTTAATCTCAACCAAAGGCGATCCGGACATGTCTTTCAACTGCTCTTGCGGATTGCCCAAGTAAACGTGCGGACGCAAATACGTTGCGAATTCCGTCACGCCATTTTTCTTTTTGAATGTATAAGATCTTCGGCAAGCGATCGGAATGTCTCTTCCTTCGGCGCGCCACCAGCTCAGCTCCATCGGATCGATTCCGTCGAAAATCGGCGACTCGGGAATGCGCATATTCACGATTCGGCCCGTGCGCTCGTACAATCCGGCCACTACGTTGCCGTGGTTCCACTTCAGGTGTTTGCCCGGGTGAATCAACAGAACTTCCGTTCCGTTCGAAGCCACACGCTTCACATCTTCCCAGTTGTAAGGCACTTCGTTTTCGGCGTCTAGGTTCGCCACAACGAGCGTTTCGTCAGGAGCGATAAAACGCATTTGCGTCAAATCGTCCAAATTACGGTACGGTACGCCCAGCGCGTCAAAAGCCTTGCGGGTGTCGCCAGTAAGGTCAAACAACGCCACTTTGCGGTCTTTCAACTCCGCCCATTCTTTTTTGGCTACAGTCAGATTGTATTCGTTTTGGCTCACCGATTTTCCATCGACTTTGTAATCGAGCTTCAGCTGATATGTCCCTTTCAGCTTCGGCATATTCTCAGGAATTCGGATTTGGGAAGAGAATTTCTCGATTCCGTAATTCTCAACCGATCCGGTAGACACTTCGCCAGAAGCCAAAGTCTCTTCGCCGGAAACGATTTGCCAGAACACTTTGCCCGGTTTCAGGTCGCTACCGTCAGCTTTGTCGTTTACGATGTAAATATCAGGATTCACGGCATCGCCGGCCCAGAAATTACGCCCGAAGAGCTCGGCGCTTACCAATACGGGATCCAGAGCCTTTTTCATGCTCTCGGCCACCGGGTAAGGCTCGATTTTGTCTGCGTCGTACACGTCGCGGTACCAGCATACGTTGGCGAAGAACAATACGCCGGAGTTCATCGGGCTGGTTCTTCTGATCACTTCGCAAAGTTCTTTCGACATAAAAGCGTTACGGTTCAGGAAGTAAGACGGATCTTTGTCTTCCCAAGCCCAATCGCCTACCCAAGCGTGCGGAACGTAATGCTTGTAGATGTATTTACGTGTCGGGTGGCCGGTATCGTTGTTCGGGTATCCGGTAGACGCTTCCTGGCTGAAGAACGGACGGTCGGCGTTAGCTCCCGGCGTCCAGTAAATCCGCTTGGCCCAGTCGCCGTTATAGATTTGGTAGAAATCGCGGTTGTACCAAGTGAAATAGATATGGCGGTCATCGATATCTCCGTCGTCGATGTTATTCGGCTTGAGAATCTTCTCGTAATCGTCCTCTACTCTGGCATAACCCGAATCGGCGGAAATCGGACGTGTCGGGTCCAGCTTACGGATTTCCTTGATCACGTCGCTGAGCACTTTCCATTTGCGCAAGCGAACCTCCATCGGATCGTTGTGGTAGAACATCGTGAAATACATCTCGTTGTTCACAGTCCAAACGAGAAGTGACGGGTGGTTGCGGTATTTGCGCACCAAGGCTAACATTTCCTCTTTCCAGATCTCCAACAATTGGCCGTCAGGCATACTGCCGATCATCAGCCACGGCCAAGTTCCCTCGTAGCTTACGCCTACGCCTTGGCGGTCGGCGGCGTCCATCCAGACGCTGGTAAAAGGCGAACCGTGCGAGCGTGTAGCTAACTGGTTGCCGTCGTGCATCATCTTGAAAAATTTGTTCGCCAATTTCTCGTCCGTCGGAGCGATGCCGCACGGAGGGTGGTTGGCGCCCATCAGACGGTAAGGATGCCCGTTGAGCATAAAACGGTTACCGTCCGTGCCGAAGGTCCGGAAACCGGTAGTTATGGTCTTGCTGTCGATTTTACGGCCTTCTGAGAGTACGTTTACCGTCAGCGTGTACAAATTCGGCGTTTCCGGCGTCCACAGTTTCGGATTTAGCGAAGGCGTAGACAGCGTTACGGTTTTGGTCTCGCCGGCGCCAATGTTAACGGCTTGTCCTTTTTCAGAAGAGAAAAACAGTTTTTTGCTTCCGCTTTCCCTGATTTCGTAAGAAACCTCAATGTTTTTGCTTTCGCCCGAATTCAGGATCGAAATATCCATATCGGCCCCGTCAGTTCGGGTTTTTGCGAAAATATCATCCACACGGACAGGATCGGTGATCACAAGGCTTACCGGTTGCCAGATACCGCCTTCGTAGTTTTTGAACATACCGTGCGGAAGCGAGGTAAGCATATCCTTGGTCACGTCCACCGAAACGGCGCGGGCCACAAATTCATCACCCGATCCGTCATCTTTTTTCTTCCATTGGGCTTTTACGTTTACGGCGATGAGGTTTTTGCCCGGCTTGAGCAAATCCGTCACATTAAAACCGAAATCGCCGAACATGCCTACGTGGTCGCCGGCTTTTTGTCCGTTAACCCATACCGAAGCGATTTTGGAAACGGCCTCGAAATAAAGCTTAACCCGCTTGTTGCCGATGTTTTTCGGAACATTCACCCAGTGCCTGTACCAAGCGCCCGTGGCTTTTTGGTAATCGAAGGTATAATTTCCGCAACGTTCCAATTCCTTTTGGCGGTAATTGTCCGATACGCCACTATGGTTGTCCGGCATATGCCCGGCTTTTTCCATGTGCATCCAGTTGCCCTTTGGCGTCCAGAATCCCGGAACTTCCATTACGTGCCAATCATTATCAGCCTCAGAAGGATTCTGGGCTTTTGCCGGAGCGTCGTATTCAGGCATAAAAAGCCAATTGCCGTCAAGCGAAATTTCCGTACGGCCCTTGGTGTTTACCCTAATTGATTTCGCTCTGTATTTAGCGCGTTGTTTCTTGCGTTTGGCCTCTTTTTGCGAAGCTGTGAGCCCCGGCAACGGTTTGGTTTCGGCGTTGTCCAAAGCCGACATCTCCGAAGCCGACAAGGCTTTTACCGTAACGTCGCGGTATTCGGTGGTTACGTAACCGCCACCCAAGATGATTCCACCCGGAGACAATGGCTCTTTTTCGCTGATTTTAACCAAAGGCTGTTTTTCATCGCCCAAGAAAATAGCAGTCTTGCCGTTCCAGTGCGTGATGCGCAGATCGTACCAAGTGCCCGGCACGGGATGAAAAGCCACAGGACGCAAAGCCAGCATTTTGTCTTTGCCCACCGGCTCGTAACGACACAGGTATACATCGTCGGCATTACCGCCACGCAAAGCGAAGGCATAGCGGGTTTGCCTATCCGCAAAAGCGAAACCGGCCCAGATCATGGCTTCTTTCTCGCCTTTGGGAGCCCTGGCCTTAAAGCGCATTTCAAAATTTTCGTGCTCGTGACCCGAAGCGCTAACAAAAGCGTCTTTCAACCTCAACACCTCGCCGTCCAAAACTTCGGCGTCCCCTCTACCTACAGGTGTCCAGCGCTGTTCGAAGTCCGAAAAAGTCAGCTTTTCGGCTTCGGCCCTTTGTTGGGCTTTTGAGAAAACCGCCAACAGGAGAAGTGGCAGTGCTAAAAAAATCGTTTTCCTAATCATTGCGATATGATTATTTGAGATAAATAAGGAAGCCCTTTTGGCTACAAGTCTAAAAATACGGCAAACCAACGGCTTAGCATAAATTCACGGAGCGGAATAGGCTCGGAAACCCCTTATAAAAACAAAGGCTCTAAGGATCGATCAAAAGTGTTATTCATTTTTAAGATGAAAAAAGGCCTCAAAAGAAAAAAACCGACCCCGCATAAAGCGATGACCGGTTTCCTCATCCCCATAAACAACTTTATCCTCTAGTACTCTCCGTAAACCTTGTATACCGGTTCGGCCAAAAAGTCATTTTCCTGATCACACGCAAACCTGATCACCTCCCCGATTTGCTCGGCTTTCACCCATTTGTCAAAGTCGGCATCGGGCATCGCTTTTCTGTTCAGCGGAGTGTCGATGATGTTGGGCACCACCGTAGAGCACCGCACGTTGTGTTTCCGTCCACTCTCGTTAATGATTTCGGCAAGGTGCTTCACCATTCCCTTCGAGATGGAATAAGCCACACTACCGTGGGCCGCGTTGATGTCAAAAGCTCCGCGGGCGCTTACCAAGACTATACGGCCTCCCTTATTCCGCTTCATGACCGAATAACCTTGTTTGGCCAGATGAAAAGCCGTTTTGAAATTCAGAAAAACCATTTTGTCAATCGAAGCCTCATCCGTCGCTTCCAAATCGCCCATCATAAATCCTCCGACCAAAGAAACCACGG
It encodes the following:
- a CDS encoding M23 family metallopeptidase, yielding MRILSLIIPAFLLTVFASAQPGSDQQHLRYKEIKSGLIVFYADNPASYPAQLKIEFPVLKNMTPSRQDYSFTVVPAGASNMEVLRLTAQKGKMSQFRERHIFLPGDPSLKPDTKHAYVFPFKHGLKSRIGQGYYGDFSHKNLKALDFEMPIGTEICAARGGIVTDVETRYDKGGTSRDFLNKGNHIVIYHNDGTFARYGHLKKNGALVKPGQKVTAGQVIGLSGNTGYSSGPHLHFEVGAPVKGKAPQTIATKFRGPNGNTIAPTTGQTVYARHPGKPPVDTRKATATSGKGKSAKVVPGKMVIQEIKEDSGSRLIALNGMKTETFVEVRLKLKNATSEKGNPIMFSLKPGNRTEVTFIKPKNLTKPWGFSYSYQVTVKGN
- a CDS encoding arginine deiminase family protein gives rise to the protein MNLRLESEFGRLNAVIMHRPGDEIEMLTPDNIGEFLFEDVPYLEEIQREHDQFSSLIQLSTQAKVFRLTSLLRDVLRNEDLRFEALRSALKPKGYEHVAEELIMRLSAAEVATSLVAGIKMKGLRRKCNPETLKSLSDQDFLLTPAPNSYFMRDPAAIIQSGVVSSHMKFAGRQREANIMRLIFENHPLFKDTYENAYNTSSFGEEIPNIEGGDVIVLSKKALAIGNSERTDNEAIYQVAKHVLANSDVERVYDVHLPAKRNFMHLDTVFTIIDENLIVTYPNAMKMKLTTRVYRKEGIDANGEAILSSEVTNESVIDLLRHEIPHLEVIETAQGYPEYASREQWYDGANVFAIGPRQVIAYNRNKYTNRALREAGVDVLEIPSSELSRGLGGPRCMTMPLDREPV
- the prmC gene encoding peptide chain release factor N(5)-glutamine methyltransferase, with translation MKLKYLEASHVETLFFLSNMRNIKAIVETALAEIGELYDEREARNVAGRLLEDLFGITRMDILTDRQMNWGESEDERFSEALRRIATGEPLQYIVGKAPFYGREFLVNPATLIPRPETEELVDLVIKDNQGFRGRILDIGTGTGCIPITLAAELSGCQTEGLDISDGALDTARKNAEALGVDTVFRKSDILTDELEENTYDIIISNPPYVRDSEKALMHRNVLEHEPHTALFVSDSDPLLFYRRIAHLASEALRQNGRLYFEINEAFGEATAEMMRQSGFHQIRILKDLQGKDRIVAGEIQARF
- the lipA gene encoding lipoyl synthase — translated: MIELPVIPEEATKKRKKPNWLRVKLPVGKEYAKVRGIVDDHKLHTICESGNCPNMGECWGAGTATFMILGNVCTRACSFCAVATGRPPEYDEDEPRRVAEAVKLMSVKHAVLTSVNRDELKDRGAEVWYQTVKKIKEISPETTIETLIPDVKGTWDALYRMISAGQEVVSHNVETVERLYRRVRPQAKYARSIEQLKLTKEYGQRTKTGIMLGLGETDDEVYKAMDDLAAVNLDVLTLGQYLQPTQRHIEVAEFIHPDKFAHFKEEGERRGIKYVESGPLVRSSYHAERHVSV
- a CDS encoding sensor histidine kinase, whose product is MKKYNLYWISQIAGWGSYAMVHLLVWLGGNRQDSLQLANGLAIAAYFFLSTHYYRNWLVRSGWLELKLQSVMPRILPASILLGVSNFLFNTVWEKATGQFSVNEDFTFSAVVLVTFATGAIYLLWNVVYLMYHYFERYKASLKYEAAIKEMELNKLKSQLNPHFMFNALNSIRALVDEEPKNAKEAITQLSNILRNSLIMSRKKLISFQDEVRTVRDYLALEQIRYEERLRVEWDIDPECMSVSVPPMMMQTLVENGIKHGVSTLPQGGVIRFESHMDSHGNLCVSIRNSGQLSVSEKPRVKTGGGYGVENTKERLRLIYGDRASFSLRNESEEMVLVELTIPEQVSKAGILEN
- a CDS encoding LytR/AlgR family response regulator transcription factor; this encodes MKTIVIDDERLARKELISLLEAHPIVDVVAEAVNAEDARNKIDEIKPDLIFLDVQMPGETGFELLETLDFFPKVVFVTAYDEFAIKAFEVNAFDYLLKPVHPERLAETVKKLEAEFSEEREAKGQEPESAGGSQRGPLSVHDQVFVKDGDRCWFVRLEKVRLFESDGNYVKVYFDKNRPMIHRSLNALDEKLDDKHFFRASRKHIINLSWVEKIEPWFNGGLLVELKGGEKIEVSRRQAARFKEMMSL
- a CDS encoding glycoside hydrolase family 2 protein, with the translated sequence MIRKTIFLALPLLLLAVFSKAQQRAEAEKLTFSDFEQRWTPVGRGDAEVLDGEVLRLKDAFVSASGHEHENFEMRFKARAPKGEKEAMIWAGFAFADRQTRYAFALRGGNADDVYLCRYEPVGKDKMLALRPVAFHPVPGTWYDLRITHWNGKTAIFLGDEKQPLVKISEKEPLSPGGIILGGGYVTTEYRDVTVKALSASEMSALDNAETKPLPGLTASQKEAKRKKQRAKYRAKSIRVNTKGRTEISLDGNWLFMPEYDAPAKAQNPSEADNDWHVMEVPGFWTPKGNWMHMEKAGHMPDNHSGVSDNYRQKELERCGNYTFDYQKATGAWYRHWVNVPKNIGNKRVKLYFEAVSKIASVWVNGQKAGDHVGMFGDFGFNVTDLLKPGKNLIAVNVKAQWKKKDDGSGDEFVARAVSVDVTKDMLTSLPHGMFKNYEGGIWQPVSLVITDPVRVDDIFAKTRTDGADMDISILNSGESKNIEVSYEIRESGSKKLFFSSEKGQAVNIGAGETKTVTLSTPSLNPKLWTPETPNLYTLTVNVLSEGRKIDSKTITTGFRTFGTDGNRFMLNGHPYRLMGANHPPCGIAPTDEKLANKFFKMMHDGNQLATRSHGSPFTSVWMDAADRQGVGVSYEGTWPWLMIGSMPDGQLLEIWKEEMLALVRKYRNHPSLLVWTVNNEMYFTMFYHNDPMEVRLRKWKVLSDVIKEIRKLDPTRPISADSGYARVEDDYEKILKPNNIDDGDIDDRHIYFTWYNRDFYQIYNGDWAKRIYWTPGANADRPFFSQEASTGYPNNDTGHPTRKYIYKHYVPHAWVGDWAWEDKDPSYFLNRNAFMSKELCEVIRRTSPMNSGVLFFANVCWYRDVYDADKIEPYPVAESMKKALDPVLVSAELFGRNFWAGDAVNPDIYIVNDKADGSDLKPGKVFWQIVSGEETLASGEVSTGSVENYGIEKFSSQIRIPENMPKLKGTYQLKLDYKVDGKSVSQNEYNLTVAKKEWAELKDRKVALFDLTGDTRKAFDALGVPYRNLDDLTQMRFIAPDETLVVANLDAENEVPYNWEDVKRVASNGTEVLLIHPGKHLKWNHGNVVAGLYERTGRIVNMRIPESPIFDGIDPMELSWWRAEGRDIPIACRRSYTFKKKNGVTEFATYLRPHVYLGNPQEQLKDMSGSPLVEIKVGLGRVVASEMELNSADKDPVAAKLLVNLIKNLEPGVKYKPMPKEKAQAKK
- a CDS encoding SDR family NAD(P)-dependent oxidoreductase, which produces MSKTVIISGAAGGLGRAVVESFLKADYQVVALTQLGLPDQVKFLEERFKDNGKLEIVPMDVTREEEVGRNMEVWEKKYGHVDAVVSLVGGFMMGDLEATDEASIDKMVFLNFKTAFHLAKQGYSVMKRNKGGRIVLVSARGAFDINAAHGSVAYSISKGMVKHLAEIINESGRKHNVRCSTVVPNIIDTPLNRKAMPDADFDKWVKAEQIGEVIRFACDQENDFLAEPVYKVYGEY